The Caldalkalibacillus thermarum genome includes the window AGGGCTGTTTGATTATCCTGAACAGGTGTCCCTCAGGGGATATCAGCCGACGATCATCCCTAACCGGCTGCAGATTCAAAAAATTGTGGCTGCGGTCAAACAGGCCAAAAAGCCGGTTATCCTGGCCGGGGCTGGCGTGCTCCATGCCAAAGCCCACCGGGAGCTGAGAGCCTTTGCCGAACGCGTTCATATCCCGGTCGTCAATACGCTCTTAGGCCTGGGTTCCTTCCCGGGAGATCATCCCTTGTTTTTGGGGATGGGGGGGATGCATGGCACGTATGTGGCCAATATGGCTTTGTATGAAGCAGACCTGATCATTAATTTCGGTGCCCGTTTTGACGACCGCCTGACAGGCAATCCCAAACACTTTGCCAAGTATGCCAAAGTGGCCCATGTGGATATTGATCCGGCCGAAATCGGCAAAGTGGTTAAGACAGATATTCCGGTGGTGGGTGATGCCAAAGAAGCGTTAAAGATGCTCTTGGAAGAAGATCTGGTGCCTGGGGAGACCGCAGAGTGGTGGCGCCACCTGGAACGGCTCAAAAAAGAGTATCCCTTATGGTACAACGAGGATAACCAAACCTTGAAACCCCAGCGGTTAATCGAAATGATTCATGAATTAACCGGCGGTAACGCCATAGTGACCACTGATGTGGGCCAACATCAGATGTGGGCAGCTCAATATTACCCCTTTAAGGAGCCGCATCGCTGGGTCACCTCAGGGGGACTGGGCACCATGGGCTTTGGCTTTCCGGCAGCTATCGGGGCTCAAATCGCCAGGCGTGACCAAACGGTGCTGGCGGTTGTCGGAGACGCCGGTTTCCAGATGACCTTACAGGAGCTTTCTGTCCTCACCGATTATGATTTGCCGGTCAAAGTGATCATTGTCAATAACTATGCCTTGGGCATGGTCAGACAGTGGCAGCAGTTGTTCTACCGGGAAAGATATTC containing:
- the ilvB gene encoding acetolactate synthase large subunit, giving the protein MSVKLQAEETAAHGGQKMMSGAQMLVEALKKEGVEVIFGYPGGAVLTIYDALYDAGIRHILTRHEQGAIHAAEGYARVTGKTGVVIATSGPGVTNIVTGLTDAMMDSLPIVVIAGQVNTSVMGTDAFQEAPTVGITMPITKHNYQVKSVTDLPRIIKEAFHIASTGRPGPVLIDIPKDISNQEGLFDYPEQVSLRGYQPTIIPNRLQIQKIVAAVKQAKKPVILAGAGVLHAKAHRELRAFAERVHIPVVNTLLGLGSFPGDHPLFLGMGGMHGTYVANMALYEADLIINFGARFDDRLTGNPKHFAKYAKVAHVDIDPAEIGKVVKTDIPVVGDAKEALKMLLEEDLVPGETAEWWRHLERLKKEYPLWYNEDNQTLKPQRLIEMIHELTGGNAIVTTDVGQHQMWAAQYYPFKEPHRWVTSGGLGTMGFGFPAAIGAQIARRDQTVLAVVGDAGFQMTLQELSVLTDYDLPVKVIIVNNYALGMVRQWQQLFYRERYSESLLPNQPDYVKLAESYQIKGLKADTEQEARAAIKEALNTPGPVLVDCRVTPDENVYPMIPPGKGIHEMEGVKP